Within the Prevotella scopos JCM 17725 genome, the region TTCTCAGGAATAGCTTTTGAGAGTTGATAATCACTCACACCTATTGGCTGGTCGTAACCCGAGAGTGCATATTGTGCCACAACTTTATCGCCACCATTGCAGAGGAGCAAGCCGATGGTATTGTTATTGTGTTCGCCACGGAGGGCATCGTCCACTACATTGATGTAGAAATTGAATTGTCCCATATATTCAGGCTTAAAAGGTGTTGCCTTTAGTTCGATTACCACGTATGCGTGCAACTGGATGTTGTAGAGAATAAGATCGGCATAAAAATCAGAATCACCTACTTCAAAATGCTTCTGCTGTGCTACAAACGCAAAGCCACTGCCCATTTCGAGTAAGTACTTTGTGATATGCGAAACCAATTGCCGTTCAACGTCTCGTTCTGCCATTTTATCTGTTTGCCCCATCATATCAAAGATATAAGGGTCTTTCATTAGATAGTTGGCAAGGTCACTTTGTGGTTTGGGTAATCGTACCGAGAAGTTGCTCACCTTCTTTGCCGTAATCTGCCGAGCGAAAAGGTTGGTCTCAATCTGCATTTGCAGAACATTACTGCTCCAACCATTGGTAACTGCCTGTGTAATATACCAAAAGCGTTCACCTAAAGGCAACTTGCTGTTAAGCAGAATTACATGGCTTGCCCAGTTGGTGCGAACAATGGCAGATTGCTTGAAAATATCCTCTATCTTACTAATGTTGCTGTGATAGATAGCCGACAGCATTTCAGAAATCTCTCCTAATTGCGCAATAGGCTGTTGCGTAATTATATTTCCTTGAATATCTGTGGCTTGTATTTGCGCAAGAGGCTCTTGCGTAAATTGATTGAGTTCGTTTGTTAGTTGTAATACATTATCAACCGAAGGGCTATTAAGCAACTCTTCAACCTTACCCATTTCCGTTAGAACCTCCATAGAATAAGCCTTTGCGAACTGGCACATATAGATAAGGTTGCGGGTGGAATACCCTTTCTTGTCAGGATATTGTGAGCGTATAGCCTTGGATAGATTGTCAATAACTTTGCTTCCCCAGCCTTCTTTCTTTTGGAGGTAGAGAATAAAGTGCCCCACTTTCCAATAATGGAAGAGCATATCAGCATTAGCCGAAGTAATCATACGCACTTGTGTGTGCTCAAGGTCAGTACCAATGGCTCGTACAACGAGAGATAAATCTTGCTTATCGGCTTTATGTATTTTATCTTTGCTCATATTGTCTTGGAGTTATAATTGATTGAATTTACTCATAGCATTCGCCTTGATGTTGTCTGCAATATCAATGTAGGGTTTCATTGCCTTGTAGTCGCTATGCCCCGTCCACTTCATCACCACCTGCGGAGGAATGCCCAAAGCGAGGGCGTTACAGATGAACGTTCTGCGACCGACGTGCGTGCCAAGCAAGGCATATTTAGGCGTAACATCATCTCTTCACTCAAAACCGACATCGACACCGTGGCTGGCAGCATTGCCTATCTTTTTTACGTAATAGATATCTCTCGAAAAGTCGTAATCATGGTTGATAAAGGCATCCATCTCTGGCAGTCGTAACATGTCATTAAGGCTCATGCGTCCATCAATGGTCAAACCTTTTATCATCAACATATTCTTCACTAGCCATTCCAGAGCCTTACGGGCGTTGTTGGCAGACGAATCAGGGTAGATGGGTTGTTGTTCTTCAGCCAACCTACAATAGTTATGCAAGTTCTTAAAGCTTGGTATTGTGTCAGCTACCAATAGTATATAATCAAAGTTTTTAGCCATATCGTCTTTGTTTCACCTTACGTTTTTATCTTTTTGGGAGGTTACCTCTTGTCATCAATCGTCTTCGTGATAGTCTTACAAATGATTACAAAGGCTCTGTAATACGATTACAGACGGCTTGTAGAACCATTACAAAGGCTTTGTAATACGATTACAGACGGCTTGTAGAACTATTACAGAGCCTTTGTAATCATCTTGTAGTCCATCTTCACGCTTCTTCATCATTAGTAATCTCACCCAAACCAGTACTGCATTCGAGAAGCCAGCAGGGTTTCTAAGTCGGTGATCGTCTTCTGAACCGCCGCTTTCTGAAGTTCTATCTGCTCTATCTTATGCGCAAAAGTGTGTTGGAGAGGGAGAGGAGGAAGAGGGATATTAACACTTTTCAATGTTAAATTCGAAATTACAGGTTGCGCTGCAGCATTAGCATACTTATGTAGGTCTAACATATATAATAAATAAAGAATAAAAACAGAAACCTGTTCATTCTCATGATATATTAATTTGAAAGCATTATCAGTCAGCCAAAATTTTCCTTCAACTTTCCGCACATTACCACAATAGACTCCGACACGTCCAATTATTATATAACTCCCATTCATATTAAAAGAATTATGATACCCGCTAATTCCATTTCCTCCATATACAGGGTAAATACCAGCTTTAAAATCTTTTGATGATAATGCATCACCGCTTTTTAGTTTGAATAGTTCTCCAAACTTCTTCACTTCCCACCCTTTCTCATTATCCACAGGGTCTCCAAACATCTCATAGAAGATGCTTTGTGCGAGTGCGTCATAGTCTTTCAGCTGCTCTTTCTTTATCCGTATCAGTTCGTTTAGCTTATCGAGTTCGGAGACAATGGATAGTTGGGTAGACTTGGGGGGAATAGCAACTTTTATAGGAGCAAGTCTTGCTCTTGTAATTTGCGGTTGAGCTGCACCATTAATTACAAACGAATAGTCCAATGCCAACATCATATAGTATAAGAACTTAAAATCCAAGTTATCAGACTTTCGATGAATTACCATGGCATTTCCATTTATCCAGCTATATGGTTGAGAAACATTTATGGTACCACACGTAGCACCACGGCAAGTCAATAAAATCTCTGATTCTATATGATTATAACTATTATAGAAGCCAATAGTTCCATTCGCACCATAAATCGGAAGCTTCCCCCCTTTAACAAGCATTTCATTAGAAATCGTCTTAGGTTGGTAAATATCACAAACCTCTCCCAATTTCTTATACTCCCAACCTTCTCTCATACGCATTCCTCCTTATGCTGTATCTGAAAAGACACTATCAACAGATTATTCATCCGTACCCTCCTCTAACATTTCTAAGAGTTCATTATATCCACTGAGGTAATCTGTCTCAGTAGTTTTCAGACGAGAGAGGATTTTGCTAACAGGTTCGTAAGTAACTTTCTCACGCTCCACCTCCTTATATTTATTGATAGAGAGATCGTAATCATTCGCACGAATCTCATCAACAGGCACCATAAAGCTCTGTTCCTTACGGCTGCGACGGACTTCGTCAGCAAGATTGTGGAAGCGGTTGACAACATCAGGGATATCGTTCTCGGCTATTGGCGAACGCCTGTCGTCGAGCGAAAAGCCGTCCGCCTGCATATCATAGAACCATACCTTATCCGTTCCGCCACTATTCGTCTTCGTGAAAACAAGTACTGCCGTGCTGACTCCAGCATAGGGTTTGAAGACACCGCTCGGCATAGAGACGACAGCCACCAACTGCTGATTGTCGACAAGTTCCTTACGCATAGCGATGTGTGCCTTGGACGTTCCGAAGAGAACACCATCAGGAACGATGCTTGCACAACGACCGCCCACCTCCAATGAGCGCACAAACTGGGCAAGGAAAAGCAGCTCCGTCTTCTTCGTATCAGCGTAGGTGAGAATCTTCTTATTCACATTCCCCTTGTCAAGACTGCCCGCAAAAGGCGGGTTGGCGAGGACGAGGGTGTAACATGATTCGTTGTCATTCTGTTCAGAAAGTGAGTCACGCCGAGCAAGTTCTGGTGCCGTGACATCGTGCAACAGGAGGTTCATCGCTCCGATACGCAACATCGTTGGGTCGGTATCGTAACCATTGATGAGCGAAGACTTCAAATGCTTTATCGATTCAGCCGTATAGAGTGCCCGCTCGTGGTGTTCCTTGATATACTTCACTGCCTCCACCAAGAAGCCCGCACTACCCATCGCAGGGTCGCAGATGTAGTCCTTTGGCGTTGGCTGCATCATATCGACAATCATCCGAATGATATGGCGAGGCGTGCGAAACTGTCCGTTTGTTCCCGAAGCAGCCATCTTACCGAGGATATACTCATAGACATCGCCCATTGCGTCACGGTTGTTCATGTCGAGGGCATCGACGCCATCAACCACCTTCGACAGAGTGCGTGCGTCCTGAATCAGGAAGGTAGCCGACTTCATATACCTACTATAGGCACTCTCCTCCCCCGTCCCGATGGTTTTGATAAACTCAAAGACATTCTGACGAACCATCTGAAACATGTTTTCAGGACCCGTATGACGGAACACCGACCAGCGCATACTTTCGTAGGGAACCTCTTGTTCGGTAGTAGGATTCAGCCAGTTCTGCCCAACAAGGAAGGTAGGATTCTTTACTTCAGAATCAAAGTCGTGTGCCATAGCTTCCTCTTGTAGCTGCTTGTCGTCAAGCATCTTCATAAAGAAGATATAGGTCATTTGCTCTAAAACAGTAATAGGATTGGTGATACCAGAGACGTGGAAGGTATCCCATATCTGGTCAATCTTGGTTTTTATCTCGCCAGTTATCATCGTTATCAGTTTACGGATTATAGGTAACGCCCGTCCTCAACAGTACAAGGCGACTACAAATATACAAATTCATTTCGAAATTCAGTGTCAGAATCAGGACTTTCACGGCTCTATTCTGACACTAAATGACATTGAACTTGTTTCTTTTTCTTCTCCGTGTGAAGCCTCCGCTTACTGTACAGGTGTCTGTTCATAGATTTTCAAGCCGAACTCGTTCGCATAAGCATAGACATGTTCGAGGATGTCAGCCATAGCATGCTCGAAAGGAATCCAATCCTTCGCGTACAAGAAGAAATAAAGCTCCATAGGAACACCTGCCTGCGTTGCCTCAAGTTGTCTGACGAGTATCGTCATATTCGAGTTAACATCGGCACGTTTAGTAAGGTAGTTCTCTAAGTAATGACGGAAGAGGGCAGAAGTGATGACCTCCCCTTTTACTTCATCAGCAGTCACCATTCCTTTGCTAATAAGTTGCTGCTTCAGCGTATCGTCAGCCACACGGATGCTGCGCACATCAAAGTAAATCATCTTCTTGACTCTCTGCCCATCTACATCATCCAACCCCTTCCAGTTTTGGAACATTCCATTAACCAATGTAAGAGGCGGTACGGTGGTAATCGTATTATCCGATTGACGAATCTTTACAGTTGTAAGTGTGATATCAATAATCGTTCCATCCACGAAACCGCCAGGTAGAGTAATATGGTCACCAATATGTATCATCTCGTTACTCGTCAGACGGACACCAGCAACAAGACCATCAATCGTGTCCTTAAAGACTAACATAAGAACGGCAGAGGTTGCTCCTAAGCCTGCCAACAACGTCATCGGACTACGATTAATAAGGATTCCAACCACCACAATCACAGCAATAAAGATAGCAAGAATCTTCAATACGCCACAAAAAGACTTAAGATAAAGGCTCGTCGAATCACCGGGTTTCGTGTTGAGATAGCGCAGACGGTCGATGAGTTTCGTCACAAGTCGCGTCGTTGCTACGGTAAGATAGACAGCAGTTATTCGTGTCAAAGCCACCTGTACGACATGGAACTGATAGAAGACAAGCGGCATCAACTGCCATATTACTAAGGCAGGGACAATGTGGCAAGCTGTGCGCAGCACTTGATGGTCAAGGACTACATCGTCCCATCGAGCTTGCGTACGCTTTACCAAACGAAGAACGAGAGGTACGAATAAGTATTTACAGATTCGTTCGGCAATGAAAGCCAACAGGATTGCTACTAAAGTCAATAAGACATGACGCATTACAGGAACGGTATGACCATGTACACCGATTGACTCAATGATATTCTCGACGAAGATTCTTATCTCTTCAAGGACATCTTCAAGGAGATTATGGGGAAGTTTTGGTATCATAAATTCTTTTTTTTAAAGGGTTATTGGACTAATTGGGCTAATAAGGCTAATGGGGCTAATAAGCCTTACTGACACAACGCCACACAGATTTTGTTTTGGAAATTACGCATAGGTCCATTGCTGAGTCCACCATTATTAATAATAGAGAAACAAAGCAGATGACCATTGGAAGCAGTGAGATAACCTGCTAACGAACTGACACCCTTCACTGTACCCGTCTTCGCACGTACGTTGCCAGCTGCCGCCGTACCACGCATACGCTTCTTCAATGTTCCATCAACACCTGCTATCGGCTGTGCCTCAAGATAGGCATCATAGAGGTCTGAACGCTGATAAGCATAACGCAAGAGCTTTACTTCCAGTTCGGCACTTACATAATTGTATAAAGACAAACCAGAACCGTCAGCAACATTATAATCACGTGGATTTAGTCCGATACGGCTGAAGAGTGCGTTCTCATACTGGCGTGCTAACTTTGCACCTGCCCATCGTGTGCCACCATTAGCAGCCAACTGATAGAACATAGACTCAGCATAGAGGTTATCACTCACCTTCATCATACGATGAAGAACCTGACGGATAGAGTGTGTAGTGGTTGTCAACAACTGGGCACCGACAGGCACCTGTCGTTCACCCGTGATACCATTCAATGTCACTCCCATATCTTCTAACTGGCGAGAGAAACGATAGGTAAATTCGTCCTTCCTGTCAACCAACAACGGAGAGAGGCTCGGGTTCTTATCATCCCAACACCAACCCTCACCCAAACGGTCACGGTCCTTAAAGGAGAGGTCGGCATAGATGTTCCCTTCTATTCCTTTGATACCATGCTCACGTACGGCACGTGCCAAAGCTGTCATATCTGATGATGAGAACATAGGGTCCATACCGCCCACGCAATAAAGGTCGCCACGTAAGACTTGGGTTGAGTCATCTATCACACCCGTATAATAAAGGTTTGTCTTAAAGTCATAGTCGGCACCGAGTTTATCCAAGGCTGCAATAGCCGTGACACACTTCATCGTAGAAGCAGGGCGCAGGTGGAGACGTTCGCGGAACTGATAGACCGGGACATCATCCGTCAAATCCCACACCATCACACTTGCCTGTACGGTCTCTAAAAGCGGACTTCGGAATATTCCATCCAATCGAGCGGTGATATTCTCCTTCCAACTAAGATGACTATCCGTAGCGAAAGTAGGCATAATACTGTCGGTATCTTCCTCCTCCTCACTGTCATCATTGGCAACAGGGACTACTACCTTTGTCTGGACAACTGCTGCCGTTTTCGGATATAAGATATTAGCAACCTCCGTGCTATCTAAATAAAGCTGTGCTTGTGCGGGCAAACACAAGAGGACACCAAGGACCAGTGCCGATAAGTATTTTAATTTCATTCTTCGTTATCTTTCTTTTCTATTCTCTTTTGCAATGCTGACATGAAACTATCAACATTATCTGGTTGTACGCTGACAACACTACCATTCATCAATTCTATCAATGCATAATAACCCAATCGAAAAGCAAACGGACGCTTCTCAATGGTCTTCACGTCAGTAAGCGGAATATGCGTTGTCTTTCCTATGCGTCCTATCTTCACCTTTAAGACACCATCATTAGTCAACACGTATTTAGTATGAATCGCACGATCAACAGCTCTGACAGTCACAATGATAAGCAAAAAGCCGAGTATCACCATCAGCATGTTCGTACGATGCCAAAGACAGAAGAAGGCACCAAGGGCAAAAACCACGATGGCACCCATGTCATTTACTGTCACTTTATGTTGGAAAGTTCTCATATTAATTGCAAAAGTACAAAAAAAAGCCTTTGCACATCAATATATTACACAAAAAGATAATGGCAACCAGCGAGTGGTTGCCATTATTATTGGGCTAATAAGGCT harbors:
- a CDS encoding PDDEXK nuclease domain-containing protein, with protein sequence MSKDKIHKADKQDLSLVVRAIGTDLEHTQVRMITSANADMLFHYWKVGHFILYLQKKEGWGSKVIDNLSKAIRSQYPDKKGYSTRNLIYMCQFAKAYSMEVLTEMGKVEELLNSPSVDNVLQLTNELNQFTQEPLAQIQATDIQGNIITQQPIAQLGEISEMLSAIYHSNISKIEDIFKQSAIVRTNWASHVILLNSKLPLGERFWYITQAVTNGWSSNVLQMQIETNLFARQITAKKVSNFSVRLPKPQSDLANYLMKDPYIFDMMGQTDKMAERDVERQLVSHITKYLLEMGSGFAFVAQQKHFEVGDSDFYADLILYNIQLHAYVVIELKATPFKPEYMGQFNFYINVVDDALRGEHNNNTIGLLLCNGGDKVVAQYALSGYDQPIGVSDYQLSKAIPENLKSALPTVEEVEEELSKIVDKNI
- a CDS encoding restriction endonuclease subunit S, translating into MREGWEYKKLGEVCDIYQPKTISNEMLVKGGKLPIYGANGTIGFYNSYNHIESEILLTCRGATCGTINVSQPYSWINGNAMVIHRKSDNLDFKFLYYMMLALDYSFVINGAAQPQITRARLAPIKVAIPPKSTQLSIVSELDKLNELIRIKKEQLKDYDALAQSIFYEMFGDPVDNEKGWEVKKFGELFKLKSGDALSSKDFKAGIYPVYGGNGISGYHNSFNMNGSYIIIGRVGVYCGNVRKVEGKFWLTDNAFKLIYHENEQVSVFILYLLYMLDLHKYANAAAQPVISNLTLKSVNIPLPPLPLQHTFAHKIEQIELQKAAVQKTITDLETLLASRMQYWFG
- a CDS encoding N-6 DNA methylase; the protein is MITGEIKTKIDQIWDTFHVSGITNPITVLEQMTYIFFMKMLDDKQLQEEAMAHDFDSEVKNPTFLVGQNWLNPTTEQEVPYESMRWSVFRHTGPENMFQMVRQNVFEFIKTIGTGEESAYSRYMKSATFLIQDARTLSKVVDGVDALDMNNRDAMGDVYEYILGKMAASGTNGQFRTPRHIIRMIVDMMQPTPKDYICDPAMGSAGFLVEAVKYIKEHHERALYTAESIKHLKSSLINGYDTDPTMLRIGAMNLLLHDVTAPELARRDSLSEQNDNESCYTLVLANPPFAGSLDKGNVNKKILTYADTKKTELLFLAQFVRSLEVGGRCASIVPDGVLFGTSKAHIAMRKELVDNQQLVAVVSMPSGVFKPYAGVSTAVLVFTKTNSGGTDKVWFYDMQADGFSLDDRRSPIAENDIPDVVNRFHNLADEVRRSRKEQSFMVPVDEIRANDYDLSINKYKEVEREKVTYEPVSKILSRLKTTETDYLSGYNELLEMLEEGTDE
- a CDS encoding mechanosensitive ion channel family protein yields the protein MIPKLPHNLLEDVLEEIRIFVENIIESIGVHGHTVPVMRHVLLTLVAILLAFIAERICKYLFVPLVLRLVKRTQARWDDVVLDHQVLRTACHIVPALVIWQLMPLVFYQFHVVQVALTRITAVYLTVATTRLVTKLIDRLRYLNTKPGDSTSLYLKSFCGVLKILAIFIAVIVVVGILINRSPMTLLAGLGATSAVLMLVFKDTIDGLVAGVRLTSNEMIHIGDHITLPGGFVDGTIIDITLTTVKIRQSDNTITTVPPLTLVNGMFQNWKGLDDVDGQRVKKMIYFDVRSIRVADDTLKQQLISKGMVTADEVKGEVITSALFRHYLENYLTKRADVNSNMTILVRQLEATQAGVPMELYFFLYAKDWIPFEHAMADILEHVYAYANEFGLKIYEQTPVQ
- the dacB gene encoding D-alanyl-D-alanine carboxypeptidase/D-alanyl-D-alanine endopeptidase, with protein sequence MKLKYLSALVLGVLLCLPAQAQLYLDSTEVANILYPKTAAVVQTKVVVPVANDDSEEEEDTDSIMPTFATDSHLSWKENITARLDGIFRSPLLETVQASVMVWDLTDDVPVYQFRERLHLRPASTMKCVTAIAALDKLGADYDFKTNLYYTGVIDDSTQVLRGDLYCVGGMDPMFSSSDMTALARAVREHGIKGIEGNIYADLSFKDRDRLGEGWCWDDKNPSLSPLLVDRKDEFTYRFSRQLEDMGVTLNGITGERQVPVGAQLLTTTTHSIRQVLHRMMKVSDNLYAESMFYQLAANGGTRWAGAKLARQYENALFSRIGLNPRDYNVADGSGLSLYNYVSAELEVKLLRYAYQRSDLYDAYLEAQPIAGVDGTLKKRMRGTAAAGNVRAKTGTVKGVSSLAGYLTASNGHLLCFSIINNGGLSNGPMRNFQNKICVALCQ
- a CDS encoding PH domain-containing protein is translated as MRTFQHKVTVNDMGAIVVFALGAFFCLWHRTNMLMVILGFLLIIVTVRAVDRAIHTKYVLTNDGVLKVKIGRIGKTTHIPLTDVKTIEKRPFAFRLGYYALIELMNGSVVSVQPDNVDSFMSALQKRIEKKDNEE